A section of the Alkalihalobacillus sp. LMS39 genome encodes:
- a CDS encoding MerR family transcriptional regulator, producing the protein MISIKDVSKQTGVTVRTLRHYDHIGLLKPSGKTEGGHRLYGENELKRLQAIQFLKILRFSLQEIEELLDDNKGDWYNDLQNQLQYCLKEKEKLEQMESILRGLMNEYTMKGKTDLVHVQQLIRLYEDNSDHKQQFLNERFNEKEQELLDLLPNVNRGDADTIEWISLYAQLKKHMSKGVTAVEVQSIIRRMLEKEKETFGQNPKFSEKIWDVRKSQEDSAKAGFYPVEPEVIEFIEAATDFYLKENKE; encoded by the coding sequence ATGATTTCAATTAAAGACGTTTCCAAACAAACCGGTGTCACAGTTCGAACTTTGCGTCATTACGACCACATTGGTTTATTAAAGCCCTCTGGTAAAACAGAAGGCGGCCACCGTTTATATGGTGAAAACGAATTAAAAAGATTGCAAGCCATTCAATTTTTAAAAATATTGCGGTTTAGCCTACAAGAAATTGAGGAACTGTTAGATGACAATAAAGGTGATTGGTACAATGACCTGCAAAACCAATTGCAATATTGTTTAAAAGAAAAAGAAAAGCTTGAACAAATGGAATCGATATTACGCGGATTGATGAACGAATATACAATGAAAGGCAAAACTGATCTTGTTCATGTTCAACAGCTTATCCGTTTATATGAGGATAATTCCGATCACAAGCAGCAATTTCTAAACGAACGATTTAATGAAAAAGAACAAGAACTTCTCGACCTTTTACCGAATGTCAATCGAGGTGATGCGGATACGATTGAGTGGATTTCCTTATATGCGCAACTTAAAAAACATATGAGTAAAGGTGTGACCGCTGTTGAAGTTCAGTCGATTATTCGACGAATGTTAGAAAAAGAAAAAGAGACATTCGGTCAAAACCCTAAATTTTCTGAGAAAATTTGGGACGTGCGAAAATCACAGGAAGATTCAGCGAAGGCAGGATTTTATCCGGTAGAACCTGAGGTGATTGAGTTTATTGAAGCGGCGACAGATTTTTATTTAAAGGAGAACAAAGAATGA
- a CDS encoding TetR/AcrR family transcriptional regulator, whose translation MHNDGKRKIINAARHIISEHGIQGATIRTIAEEAGLSTGAIYHYYGSKEAILYDVMDEGLSATQRIAALSLTGNKELEEIVIEIYTSLKERLQKTEENRLQFYLAHEAMVGNNEIQSKFKEKYNDWVSRLEDIFVSNFGAKPGRLTRATAAWIMAAIDGMMLQTLLQTEVTEIEDIMKIVEYLLRDGFPHFYQVLAEKEES comes from the coding sequence ATGCACAATGATGGAAAAAGGAAAATAATTAACGCCGCTAGACATATTATTAGTGAACATGGCATACAAGGAGCTACGATCCGCACCATTGCTGAAGAAGCTGGATTAAGCACAGGGGCAATTTATCATTATTATGGCTCAAAAGAAGCCATCCTCTATGATGTAATGGACGAAGGGTTGAGCGCAACCCAGAGAATTGCAGCATTATCTCTAACAGGAAATAAAGAACTAGAAGAAATCGTAATAGAAATCTATACAAGCTTGAAAGAGCGCCTCCAGAAAACAGAAGAAAATCGATTACAGTTTTACTTAGCTCATGAAGCAATGGTTGGAAATAATGAAATCCAATCTAAATTCAAAGAGAAATATAATGATTGGGTAAGTCGTCTTGAAGACATATTTGTTAGTAATTTCGGAGCAAAACCAGGCCGGTTAACCCGTGCAACCGCAGCGTGGATTATGGCTGCGATTGATGGCATGATGCTACAAACCCTCCTGCAAACTGAAGTAACAGAAATCGAGGACATCATGAAAATTGTAGAATATTTATTACGTGACGGATTTCCGCACTTTTATCAAGTTCTTGCTGAAAAAGAAGAAAGCTAG
- a CDS encoding DUF5692 family protein, protein MFFFEAIPWYNVIMWFVVFGILIGLNELVRGSKWASITIFIVLPIILTPIWFLKGASDALSWFHWVKVYSALAGSIIYMVIRYTNYHKKHKWYLTLVPAILAINILEAVIREFQVGILGFEGMVDGMQYISGGWNYVNGVAGILNLLLICGWFGIFATSGKKKDMLWPDQTRLWIVAYGVWNIAYVYACAPGNAFYSGVALNIAATVPALLWAKGTWMQNRAQTLSFWMMWVMTFPYFFAIGSTFNVSVSYNPAANWTLALLSLALNVTLAVWQVYRIVKNRLNPLTDEIWTDTKEYKLVNTFRQNEVDHSSIEHKALGYTGSEGKS, encoded by the coding sequence ATGTTCTTCTTTGAAGCAATCCCTTGGTACAATGTGATAATGTGGTTCGTTGTTTTTGGTATTCTTATTGGTTTAAATGAGCTCGTCCGTGGGAGTAAATGGGCTAGTATTACGATCTTTATTGTTTTACCTATCATCCTTACTCCAATCTGGTTTTTGAAAGGTGCAAGTGATGCATTGTCGTGGTTCCATTGGGTCAAAGTATACTCAGCCCTTGCTGGTAGTATTATCTATATGGTCATTCGATATACAAACTACCACAAGAAGCATAAATGGTATCTCACTTTAGTCCCAGCGATATTGGCCATCAATATTTTAGAAGCTGTCATTCGAGAGTTTCAAGTCGGAATTTTAGGTTTTGAAGGTATGGTTGATGGCATGCAATATATTTCAGGTGGTTGGAACTATGTTAATGGTGTCGCAGGGATTTTAAATCTTCTATTGATTTGTGGCTGGTTTGGAATTTTTGCAACAAGTGGGAAGAAAAAAGATATGCTATGGCCGGACCAAACGCGGTTATGGATCGTTGCCTACGGTGTTTGGAATATTGCATATGTATACGCTTGTGCACCGGGTAATGCCTTTTATTCGGGAGTCGCATTAAATATTGCAGCAACAGTTCCTGCTTTATTATGGGCAAAAGGAACGTGGATGCAAAATCGTGCCCAAACATTATCGTTTTGGATGATGTGGGTCATGACCTTCCCGTATTTCTTTGCCATAGGAAGTACATTTAATGTAAGTGTCAGTTATAATCCGGCCGCGAACTGGACATTGGCTTTACTAAGCTTAGCTTTAAATGTCACTTTAGCAGTATGGCAAGTATATCGAATCGTGAAGAACCGTTTAAATCCGTTAACAGATGAAATATGGACGGATACTAAGGAATATAAACTAGTAAACACGTTCCGTCAGAATGAAGTTGACCATTCATCCATCGAACATAAAGCCCTAGGATACACAGGATCTGAAGGAAAAAGCTAA
- a CDS encoding DUF5692 family protein, with translation MFFFEAIPWYNAMIWLVVLSLLIGLNELVRASKWASIAFFIVLPVILTPIWIFHDASDVTSWFHWVKVYSALAGCLIYMVIRFTNYHIKHKWYLILVPAILALNIVEAIARELQVGIIGFNGIVDGMQYISGGWNYINGLAGLLNLLLICGWVGIYATRGKRKDMIWPDQTRLFIVAYAVWNISYVYSCAPGNAFYSGLALNMAAVIPAFFWAKGTWMQNRAQTLSFWMMWVMTFPYFFAVGSIFNVSVSYNPAANWTLAIISLALNVALAVWQVYRIVKYRLHPLKDEIFAGTNEYKLANASRETTEAS, from the coding sequence TTGTTCTTTTTTGAAGCTATTCCTTGGTATAACGCAATGATATGGTTAGTAGTTTTAAGTCTTCTTATTGGTTTAAATGAACTTGTACGTGCAAGTAAATGGGCGAGTATTGCTTTTTTTATCGTATTACCTGTTATTTTAACCCCGATTTGGATTTTTCATGATGCTAGTGACGTCACATCTTGGTTTCACTGGGTTAAAGTATATTCTGCTCTAGCAGGATGTCTTATTTATATGGTGATTAGGTTTACGAATTACCATATAAAGCATAAGTGGTATCTTATTCTTGTTCCAGCTATTTTAGCTCTTAACATTGTAGAAGCGATTGCTCGAGAACTTCAAGTAGGGATTATTGGTTTTAATGGTATTGTAGACGGTATGCAGTATATATCAGGTGGTTGGAATTATATTAATGGTCTTGCGGGCTTATTAAATCTTCTACTTATATGTGGTTGGGTTGGAATTTATGCAACACGTGGAAAGCGTAAAGATATGATCTGGCCAGACCAAACTCGCCTGTTCATCGTAGCCTATGCGGTTTGGAATATATCGTATGTATATTCATGTGCTCCTGGAAATGCGTTTTATTCTGGTCTTGCATTAAATATGGCAGCGGTCATACCAGCCTTTTTCTGGGCAAAAGGAACGTGGATGCAAAACCGAGCGCAAACGTTGTCGTTTTGGATGATGTGGGTCATGACGTTCCCATATTTCTTTGCAGTAGGAAGTATATTTAATGTAAGTGTCAGTTATAATCCAGCAGCAAACTGGACATTAGCGATTATTAGTTTAGCTTTAAATGTGGCGCTTGCAGTATGGCAAGTTTATCGTATTGTGAAATATCGCTTACATCCATTAAAAGATGAAATTTTTGCAGGCACAAATGAGTATAAACTAGCAAATGCATCTAGAGAAACAACAGAAGCTTCGTAA
- a CDS encoding methyl-accepting chemotaxis protein, producing MKTKDYSFEARNWLLIKLYILSVVLTAIILFAGGLPLITNIIGTAFGVVTVVIVFTMHKVNKNVNWIPYILIISLALMTVFMLENRPAITTYLLAYYSIIIISLYHNFRYVIVSGVFGLFITNYFAINFGEQTIVGYTNVHLASFNILFILMTTFLIAQCRIGQNIQKDVEVLADEAVTSNEQMEGIIVKVRETVSMLEELTLQLSDHSESSATYSKELAATFNEIAGGVGSQAQSASEMSESLHSVDQEIDGISVKAKTMKENASSTSEVVANGSEKVKQLHDTIQTVNETLQISVEEMGELNSSTSKVGEIVNTISEIADQTNLLALNAAIEAARAGESGKGFAVVAQEVRKLAEHSIQSTHEIGTILSLIQEKAKSATTRVQESGNTFKFSKQLTEETDSAFHNIEQNVLQLQTLSTEVDKQVESLGQSSEKVVDEVNSVSSVSEQLHASVQEVFASVEDNNHKISTVNEKVKEMNEVTEQLKQLVQR from the coding sequence ATGAAAACGAAAGACTATTCATTTGAAGCGAGAAACTGGTTATTAATTAAGCTTTACATTCTTTCGGTAGTGTTAACAGCGATTATCTTATTCGCTGGGGGATTACCGCTTATTACGAATATCATTGGTACAGCATTTGGGGTCGTTACCGTTGTAATCGTATTTACGATGCATAAAGTAAATAAAAATGTGAATTGGATACCGTATATATTAATTATAAGCTTAGCGTTGATGACAGTATTTATGCTAGAAAACCGTCCTGCCATCACTACGTATTTACTAGCTTATTACAGTATTATCATTATTTCTTTATATCATAATTTCCGTTATGTTATCGTATCTGGTGTCTTTGGTTTATTTATAACAAATTACTTTGCCATAAACTTTGGGGAACAAACAATTGTTGGTTATACGAATGTTCATTTGGCATCTTTTAATATTTTATTTATATTAATGACCACATTCCTAATTGCACAATGTAGAATCGGACAAAACATTCAAAAAGATGTCGAAGTGCTCGCAGACGAAGCTGTTACTTCAAATGAACAAATGGAAGGGATTATCGTAAAGGTAAGAGAAACCGTATCAATGTTGGAAGAACTGACTTTACAACTATCGGATCATTCGGAGTCTTCTGCCACATATTCGAAAGAATTAGCAGCTACATTTAATGAAATTGCTGGTGGAGTTGGGAGTCAAGCGCAAAGTGCATCTGAGATGAGTGAATCATTACATTCGGTTGACCAAGAGATCGATGGAATTTCTGTTAAAGCGAAAACAATGAAAGAAAATGCGAGCAGCACGAGTGAAGTTGTTGCCAATGGCTCAGAAAAAGTGAAACAATTACATGATACGATTCAAACCGTAAATGAAACTCTTCAAATATCGGTAGAAGAGATGGGTGAATTAAATAGTTCGACTTCAAAAGTCGGTGAAATTGTAAATACGATTTCAGAAATTGCTGATCAAACGAATTTGCTTGCCTTAAATGCCGCTATTGAAGCCGCTCGTGCTGGTGAGAGTGGAAAAGGATTTGCTGTTGTGGCACAAGAAGTTCGTAAATTAGCAGAACATTCGATTCAATCCACACATGAAATCGGAACAATATTATCGTTAATTCAAGAAAAAGCCAAATCAGCAACAACACGAGTACAAGAAAGTGGAAATACATTTAAGTTTAGTAAGCAGTTAACAGAAGAAACGGATTCGGCCTTTCATAATATTGAACAAAATGTGCTTCAGCTACAAACGCTTTCTACAGAAGTAGACAAACAAGTTGAATCATTAGGCCAGTCGTCTGAAAAAGTTGTTGATGAAGTCAATTCTGTTTCGAGTGTATCCGAACAGTTACACGCATCAGTACAAGAAGTGTTTGCGAGTGTGGAAGATAATAACCATAAAATTAGCACAGTAAATGAGAAGGTTAAAGAAATGAATGAAGTGACAGAACAGTTAAAGCAATTAGTTCAAAGATAG
- a CDS encoding CopD family protein, which produces MNGSHHFSIQSTTEQVSQQVPSQTSLSVIKIVELFAFVVLIGLYFFIHWLADKNTSPLLLHPFSKKIEVSIYSFIFFLYFVKSFQVFIPHLTIDSWLTFVPMLRPLFVAGFLFFIIRNFHKSFALIMVILLLFTFSLTSHSFSVNQTLSHSVHLVAASVWVGGLLSLLVYSFTREPSYVRMQLIHKCIQRFFIVSFILFVVVIFSGLIMSFTYIESVNLLTTTPYGKWLLAKLIVTVMILLITCFHTFVWVPLLRDSVNFSDKHNHLRKLLFLLRIEFVFLLILVILSGFLSTTTTPDKTELHWNDHEHRHHNH; this is translated from the coding sequence ATGAATGGTTCGCATCATTTTTCAATTCAATCTACAACCGAACAAGTGTCACAGCAAGTCCCTAGCCAGACTAGCCTTTCCGTTATTAAAATAGTTGAATTGTTCGCATTTGTAGTACTAATTGGTTTATATTTTTTTATACATTGGCTTGCAGATAAAAATACATCTCCACTACTCCTACACCCGTTTAGCAAAAAAATCGAGGTATCGATTTACAGCTTTATTTTCTTTCTTTATTTTGTCAAAAGTTTTCAAGTTTTCATTCCTCATTTAACAATTGATTCTTGGTTAACCTTTGTCCCTATGCTTCGACCATTGTTTGTTGCTGGATTTTTATTTTTCATTATCCGTAACTTTCACAAATCATTTGCTCTTATAATGGTCATACTGTTACTCTTCACATTTTCACTTACTAGTCATTCCTTTTCTGTTAACCAAACCCTATCCCATAGTGTCCATTTAGTCGCAGCTTCTGTTTGGGTAGGTGGATTGCTCTCCTTGCTCGTTTATTCCTTTACTCGTGAACCATCTTATGTTCGAATGCAACTGATCCATAAATGCATCCAGCGGTTTTTCATTGTTTCTTTCATTCTTTTTGTTGTTGTCATCTTCTCCGGCTTAATCATGAGCTTCACTTATATTGAAAGCGTGAATCTGCTTACTACAACTCCCTATGGAAAATGGTTGTTAGCAAAGCTAATTGTAACCGTGATGATATTACTCATCACTTGTTTTCACACATTCGTATGGGTTCCATTATTACGAGACTCAGTCAATTTTTCAGATAAGCATAATCATTTACGAAAGCTACTGTTTCTACTACGAATTGAGTTCGTTTTTTTACTTATCCTTGTTATCCTTTCAGGCTTCCTCTCCACTACGACTACTCCAGATAAAACGGAACTTCACTGGAACGATCACGAACATCGGCATCACAATCATTAA
- a CDS encoding multicopper oxidase domain-containing protein produces the protein MLRRYHVVAIPIRIVYNNFGDHDPDGRMYVLKENEELVRELVKKNPFTPVELVQPLAIRANVGDDVEILFENQLKTPSSMHFQEADYDVKTSDGANVGFNPDTTVLPGGEIVYCLKVHKEGIYYFSDVANPLDGENLGTNIHGLFGAIFVQYKGSTWTDPVTGGPIHSGAIADIHHPLLPSFREYGYFFHDEPENDDLTGNERINPMTGQPAESVHAINYRSEPLANRFRLIDEGVVCPDCDSEEVHHDSWVFGDPATPIYRGYVGDPVKIRLVHGGVKETHVFHYHVHQWLFDPEDVDSFTKDSQAISPQNHYTIEPFYGLGSLHGAIGDVIIHCHLYPHFEDGMWSINRIFDTLQDGSQCYPNGVPIKPLQPLPDRPCPPKPTLERPGFPNFIPGKVGCKAPRPPLGIIGGREMTVLEENAAVPNARPGAVFVDSCIGNPVTKEFNVSAIELPIIYNREGWHDPKGRIYVLDEDVEAVLSGKKEPEPLVLQAEAGTCIRINFTNKLPNVLDGDAFQLVTRTYEASMHVHFVKFDVLVSDAANVGWNYDSSVLPGETIRYEWFADVELKATFFHDHLFASVHQQHGLFGSINILPRFSCVFDSCTGEEVDHGTQVTVTNPLIPDYRDYTLFIHDFALLFDKDKCPIEPPPFPGSQDDPGIFGVNYKNEPLQFRLGKHCNPAYSFSSTVHGDPITPLLQAYSGDPIRFRVLQGAHEESHSFNAHGLRWNEARRDVDSNEKNQEHLGISESFTFETFIPRPGDYLWAFEDVEDLWIGTWGILRAYDKEVPNLIPLPDRPLPPIDGGVFPEVTGMPPELACDDGCICPDGAIVRKYHVVALQTCIEYNKYGDHDPYGIVFALKEDVDDILSGKVNPEPLVIRANVDECVEITLENRLDPALFHVEDGVHRYPEVKVPAFYPPSPRISLHPQLIDFDIRTSSGETVGFNPDQTVGPGEIITYRWYVDKPYGACNLWDMADIRNHRHHGAFGAFIAEPKGSVYLDPITLKPVNSGTSVIIKNPLLPDTREFVLLMHDGVRLLDKKGQLIVDPPDGLIEETDPDEFDTYDQGSRGFNYRTERLINRYTEQFTIQDWASSFTFGDPATPVFEAYPGEPTTVRLVVPAERRRTHTFHIHGHYWRRDREDVDSKFRSVEGQNIIGHKLDARLVGGAGGLYNFPGDYMYRSGNIRWDIELGMWGIIRVHEKLQPYLPPITGCLCMVEEVE, from the coding sequence ATGCTAAGAAGATACCATGTTGTTGCCATTCCAATTCGGATTGTGTACAACAACTTTGGCGATCATGATCCAGATGGACGAATGTATGTATTAAAAGAAAACGAAGAGTTAGTTAGAGAACTTGTGAAGAAAAATCCATTTACACCAGTTGAGCTAGTCCAACCTTTAGCAATTCGAGCCAATGTTGGCGATGACGTCGAAATATTATTTGAAAATCAATTAAAGACACCTTCTTCGATGCATTTCCAAGAAGCAGATTATGATGTGAAAACTTCAGACGGAGCAAATGTTGGATTTAATCCAGATACAACGGTATTACCTGGTGGAGAAATTGTTTATTGTCTCAAAGTTCATAAAGAAGGGATATACTATTTTTCTGATGTGGCCAACCCGCTTGATGGAGAAAATTTAGGAACGAATATTCATGGACTATTTGGCGCTATCTTTGTCCAATATAAAGGTTCAACATGGACGGACCCAGTGACAGGTGGGCCCATTCATAGTGGTGCCATAGCTGATATTCATCATCCTCTATTACCTTCATTTCGAGAATACGGCTATTTTTTTCACGATGAACCGGAAAACGATGATTTAACCGGAAACGAACGGATAAATCCGATGACAGGACAGCCGGCAGAATCGGTTCACGCAATAAATTATCGTTCAGAGCCTCTTGCGAACCGTTTCCGCTTAATTGATGAAGGTGTAGTTTGTCCTGATTGTGACTCTGAAGAAGTTCATCATGATTCATGGGTGTTTGGTGATCCGGCAACACCTATATATAGAGGATATGTTGGTGATCCGGTAAAAATTCGTCTTGTTCACGGTGGTGTAAAAGAAACACATGTGTTCCATTATCATGTTCACCAATGGTTGTTCGACCCAGAAGATGTCGATTCATTCACAAAAGACTCACAGGCTATTAGTCCGCAAAACCATTATACAATTGAACCGTTTTATGGATTAGGAAGTTTGCACGGTGCAATAGGAGATGTGATCATCCACTGTCATTTATACCCTCACTTTGAAGATGGAATGTGGAGTATTAATCGGATATTTGACACGTTGCAAGATGGAAGTCAATGTTATCCAAATGGTGTACCTATTAAACCGTTACAACCTTTACCTGATAGACCATGTCCGCCTAAGCCAACATTAGAGAGACCAGGTTTTCCAAACTTTATTCCTGGTAAAGTAGGGTGTAAAGCACCAAGACCACCACTAGGAATCATTGGTGGAAGAGAAATGACGGTACTCGAAGAAAATGCGGCTGTTCCTAATGCAAGACCAGGTGCGGTCTTTGTTGATTCTTGTATTGGAAACCCAGTTACTAAAGAATTTAACGTATCTGCGATTGAACTACCAATCATATATAATCGTGAAGGTTGGCATGACCCAAAAGGAAGGATTTACGTCTTAGATGAAGATGTGGAAGCGGTGTTATCAGGAAAAAAAGAGCCAGAACCTCTTGTGTTACAAGCAGAAGCGGGTACGTGTATTCGAATTAATTTTACGAATAAACTTCCGAATGTGTTAGATGGTGATGCTTTTCAATTAGTGACACGAACTTATGAAGCATCAATGCATGTTCATTTTGTGAAATTTGATGTTCTTGTTTCAGATGCAGCGAATGTAGGTTGGAATTATGATAGTAGTGTTCTTCCTGGTGAGACGATTCGTTATGAATGGTTTGCAGATGTTGAGCTTAAAGCAACATTTTTCCACGACCATTTATTTGCCTCTGTTCACCAACAGCACGGGTTGTTCGGATCGATTAACATCCTTCCGAGGTTTTCGTGTGTGTTTGATTCATGCACTGGAGAAGAAGTGGACCATGGTACACAAGTAACAGTAACAAATCCACTTATTCCAGATTATCGAGATTACACGTTGTTCATTCATGACTTTGCGCTTTTGTTTGATAAAGATAAATGTCCAATTGAACCACCACCTTTTCCTGGTTCACAAGATGACCCTGGTATATTTGGGGTGAATTATAAAAATGAACCATTGCAGTTTCGGTTAGGTAAACATTGTAATCCGGCGTATTCATTCAGTTCCACTGTTCATGGTGATCCAATAACACCACTGCTTCAAGCGTATTCCGGTGACCCCATTCGGTTCCGGGTGCTACAAGGTGCACACGAGGAAAGTCATAGCTTTAATGCGCATGGCCTTCGTTGGAATGAGGCACGTCGGGATGTCGATTCTAATGAAAAAAATCAGGAACACCTTGGAATATCAGAGTCTTTTACGTTTGAAACCTTTATCCCTCGTCCAGGAGATTATTTATGGGCATTTGAAGATGTAGAAGATCTTTGGATTGGAACATGGGGCATATTACGAGCGTATGATAAAGAGGTTCCTAATTTAATCCCGTTGCCTGACCGACCATTACCCCCTATTGATGGTGGTGTATTCCCAGAAGTAACGGGTATGCCTCCAGAACTAGCTTGTGATGATGGATGTATATGTCCTGACGGAGCCATTGTGAGGAAATATCATGTTGTGGCACTTCAAACATGCATCGAATACAACAAATATGGGGACCACGATCCTTACGGTATTGTTTTTGCTTTAAAAGAAGATGTCGATGATATTTTATCAGGTAAGGTGAATCCGGAACCGTTAGTTATAAGAGCAAATGTCGACGAATGTGTAGAAATCACGTTGGAAAATAGACTCGATCCAGCCTTATTTCATGTAGAAGACGGTGTACATCGTTACCCGGAAGTGAAAGTACCAGCATTTTATCCCCCGTCTCCTCGGATTTCACTACACCCGCAATTAATTGATTTTGACATTCGAACTTCGAGTGGGGAAACGGTTGGCTTTAATCCAGACCAAACCGTAGGGCCAGGAGAAATCATCACCTATCGTTGGTATGTAGATAAGCCATATGGTGCATGTAATCTTTGGGATATGGCGGATATAAGAAATCACCGTCACCACGGCGCCTTTGGTGCATTCATTGCCGAACCAAAAGGGTCAGTGTATTTAGACCCTATCACATTAAAGCCAGTGAATTCGGGCACAAGTGTTATTATTAAAAACCCGTTACTTCCAGATACTCGTGAGTTTGTGTTGCTTATGCATGATGGTGTAAGGCTATTAGATAAGAAAGGACAGCTCATTGTTGATCCGCCAGACGGACTAATTGAAGAAACAGACCCAGACGAATTTGATACGTACGACCAAGGTTCACGTGGTTTTAACTATCGTACAGAACGATTAATTAATCGCTATACGGAACAGTTCACAATTCAAGATTGGGCAAGTTCATTTACTTTTGGTGATCCGGCCACCCCTGTTTTTGAAGCGTATCCAGGTGAACCGACTACTGTAAGGTTGGTCGTACCTGCCGAACGAAGACGTACGCATACGTTTCATATCCATGGTCATTACTGGCGAAGAGACCGTGAAGATGTCGATTCTAAATTTCGCTCGGTGGAAGGTCAAAATATTATCGGTCACAAATTAGATGCTCGCTTAGTAGGTGGAGCTGGAGGACTTTATAATTTTCCTGGTGATTATATGTATCGTTCGGGTAATATTCGTTGGGATATTGAATTAGGAATGTGGGGGATTATTCGGGTCCATGAGAAACTTCAACCATACCTCCCACCTATTACAGGCTGCTTATGCATGGTAGAGGAGGTGGAGTAG
- a CDS encoding zinc ribbon domain-containing protein — protein sequence MEKRGCIKCGCTRAETKEIATTGTGLSKMFDVQHNKFLVVYCTNCGYSELYNKQSSTTSNVIDFFFGG from the coding sequence ATGGAAAAACGCGGTTGTATTAAGTGTGGTTGTACTAGAGCGGAAACGAAGGAAATTGCAACAACAGGAACAGGGCTTTCAAAAATGTTTGATGTTCAGCATAATAAATTTCTTGTTGTATATTGTACAAATTGTGGATATTCAGAACTTTATAATAAACAATCATCAACAACATCCAACGTTATTGATTTTTTCTTTGGTGGATGA
- a CDS encoding alpha/beta hydrolase — MQKPIQIQGKERSVSKFMLRILKWSGFGFVILLLIGFAYQQIATAIEVDNYPPVGELVDIGDYQLHLVARGDADGLPTVVFESGMGTPSAAKDWEVLQAELAKYTRVISYDRAGYGWSDLAHNDRTAEQIADDLHKLLEVTGEEGPFLLVGHSFGGFSAQIFADKYKEDVAGIVLVDSSNVNMEGGFSKAELYIFRFLKEVGVGRVLEEIDMLPLHEHFLQDKASIAMFYQDYYNADQMSELTFMMTTSVEQVKNAQKDGFGDLPLSVLYVDYEDYPEWKNMQKEVASLSNNGKEMLVEDADHFIHLDKPDVVIDVIMEMLSSFKE, encoded by the coding sequence ATGCAAAAGCCAATTCAAATACAAGGAAAAGAACGGTCGGTTTCAAAGTTTATGTTACGTATATTGAAATGGAGCGGGTTTGGGTTCGTAATTTTATTGTTAATTGGGTTTGCCTATCAGCAAATTGCAACAGCCATCGAAGTTGATAACTATCCTCCAGTTGGTGAGTTAGTCGATATCGGTGATTATCAATTACACCTTGTCGCTAGAGGAGATGCAGATGGTCTTCCAACCGTGGTGTTTGAGTCAGGGATGGGAACGCCGTCCGCAGCGAAAGATTGGGAAGTACTTCAAGCAGAGCTAGCGAAGTACACAAGAGTCATTTCTTATGATAGAGCAGGGTATGGGTGGAGTGATTTAGCGCATAATGACCGAACGGCTGAACAAATTGCTGATGATTTGCACAAACTTCTTGAAGTAACAGGGGAAGAAGGTCCATTTTTATTAGTTGGTCACTCGTTTGGGGGATTTTCTGCCCAAATATTTGCTGATAAATATAAAGAAGATGTCGCAGGAATCGTATTAGTTGATTCATCGAATGTAAATATGGAAGGTGGCTTTTCAAAAGCAGAATTGTACATTTTCCGATTTTTAAAAGAAGTCGGGGTAGGACGAGTACTAGAAGAAATCGATATGCTTCCTCTGCATGAGCATTTTTTACAAGATAAAGCATCCATTGCCATGTTTTATCAAGATTATTATAATGCTGATCAAATGAGTGAACTTACTTTCATGATGACAACTTCAGTGGAACAAGTAAAAAATGCACAAAAGGATGGTTTTGGTGATCTCCCTCTTTCTGTTTTATACGTTGATTATGAAGACTACCCTGAGTGGAAAAACATGCAAAAAGAGGTGGCATCGTTATCAAATAACGGAAAAGAAATGTTAGTGGAAGACGCAGACCATTTTATTCACCTTGATAAACCTGATGTTGTCATTGACGTGATTATGGAAATGCTTTCGTCTTTTAAAGAGTAA